Part of the Halorhabdus utahensis DSM 12940 genome, GTGTACAGTGAACTGCCAGACACCACACTCGTCGGCGTGACGGACGCCGACGACGATCGTGCGTCCCGCATCGCCGACGAGTACGGCGTCGAGCCGATGAATCGATCGGCCCTGCTGAACAGGGCTGACGTCGTCTCGGTCGCGGTGCCGACGCCGTATCATGCCGAAACCACTCGAGAAGCCATCGAGCACGGAGTCGATGTCCTCGTCGAGAAGCCCTTTGTCGACGATCGGGAACTCGGGCACGATCTCGCCGAGGAAGCCCGCGAGGCCGGTGTGACGCTTCAGGTCGGTCACATCGAGCGATTCAATCCGGCGGTCGCCGTCCTCGCCGACATCGTGCCGGATCTGGACATCGTGTCGATCGACATCGATCGACTCGGTCCGCCACTCGACCGTGATAACGAGGACAACGTCGTGATGGACCTCATGATTCACGACGTCGACATTCTGTTGTCGCTCGTGGACGAGTCAATCGAGTCGCTGTCGGCAGTCGCCCGGGACGACCAGCACGCCACGTCCCAGTTCGAGTTCGAAAACGGGACTGTGGCGACGGTGACCGCGAGCCGGCTCACACAGGAGAAGGTGCGGAAGCTCTCGATCACGGCAGAATCGTGCCGTGTCAACGTCGACTTCATCAGCCAGACGGTCGAGATTCATCGTCGATCACTCCCCGAGTTCGTCGAGTCGGACGGTGACATCCGCTACCGACACGAGAGCGTCGTCGAGCGGCCGATGGTCGAGAACGGCGAGCCGCTGAAAGCCCAGCTCTCGGCATTTGCGGGCGCGGTGACGAACGGGACCGAACCGACGGTCACCGCGGCGGACGCCCTCAACGTACTGGAGATCATCGAACGCATCGAGTCACTGGCGTTCACTCCCGCCACGGAGGTGACGAGCGCGTGACCCAGCACGATAGCCGCGTGTCCCGGGAGACGCGCCCTCGTGACGGATTGTACGATGCGTCCGAGGATGAGGCTACCCAGCGGGCGGCCTTCACGGGCGGGGATGTACCGGTTGCGGTCTACGGGCTCGGCAAGATGGGCGTCCCGCTCGCCGCGGTCTACGCGGACGTCACCGGCAATACGGTCGGTGTCGACGTCGATCCGTCCGTCGTCGAAACGATCAACGGCGGACAGTCCCCGATCAAACGTGAGCCGGGACTCCCGGACCTCGTCGCCGAGGTCGTCGAGTCGGGCGCACTGGAGGCCACGACCGACGGGGAGGGGGCCGCTGAGCGGGCCGCCGTGCACGTGCTCATGGTGCCGACACTGCTGACTGACGACGACGAACCGGATCTCTCGATCATGGATGACGTCGTCGAGACAGTCGGAACCGGGCTCTCGCCGGGGGACCTCGTCATCGTCGAATCGACCGTGCCGCCACGGACGACAGTCGATCGGTTCCTGCCGAAGCTCCTCGAAACGAGTGGCCTTTCGGACGGGGAGTTCGGCGTCGCGGCCTGTCCAGAACGGACCGTGAGCGGCCAGGCGCTCGCCGACGTCAGAGGAACACACCCCAAAGTCGTCGGCGGGATCGACGACGAGAGTACGCGAGCGGCCGCCCTCATTTACGACGAGATATCGTCGAATGACGTGGTCACGACGACGGACGCAACCACTGCCGAGGCAACCAAAGTGTTCGAGGGAGTCTACCGCGACGTCAACATTGCGATCGCCAACCAACTCGCGGTCTTCGCCGAGGAGATGGACATCGACATCAACGAGGCGATCGACGTGGCCAACACCCAGCCGTTCTGTGACATTCACGATCCTGGGCCGGGCGTGGGCGGGCACTGCATCCCCGTCTACCCACACTTCCTCAGCGGTCAGTTCGATGCTGACGCCTCGTTGCTTTCGACGGCACGCGAACGCAACGACGACATGGCGGCCTATACAGCCTCGCTGACCGACGCGATCCTCGAGTCCGAGGGCGTCGAACCCGACGAGGCGCGCGTACTCCTGCTCGGGATGACTTACAAGGCGAACATCGCGGAACTCCGGAACACGCCGTCGATCCCGCTCGCCAGGCATCTCGCAGAGATGGGCCCGACAGTGTACGCCGTCGACCCGCTGATCGAAGACTGGAGCGCCCTTGACACTGTGGAACCGCTCACGCTGGAGGAAGCCCATGATCGGTCGGTTGATGCGGTCGTGCTCGCGACACCGCACGATGAGTTCACGACCCTAGAGTGGGATACCTTCGACGCGCCGATCCTCGACGGCCGGGCAGCCATCGACACAGAGGAGGTCGACGCGCCGGTGTACACGATCGGTGGGCCATGGCCGTGAGAACGACCCGGCCCGCCACGAGCCCAGCGCCCGACACCGACAGCGCCCGTTCGACCCGGAACACGTCGCTCCGTGTGCTGTTCGACGTCGGGCATCCCGCGCAGGTACACCTGTTTCGCAACGCGATCCGGGAGCTCGGCGAGCGAGGTCACGAGACGTTCGTAACCTCCCGCGAGAAGGAAGTCACGAACGAGCTACTCGAGGCCTACGGGATCGATCACGTGTCGCTCTCCAGGCGTGGTGATTCCACGCTCTCACTCGTGTGGGAGACACTGACCCGCGAGGTGCGGCTGCTCTCGTTCGCCCGCCGCTTCGGACCGGACGTTCTCGTCAGTCGACTCGGCCCAGTCCCGGCACACGTCTCGGCGCTTCTCGGTTGTCGACACGTCGTCGTGAGCGATACGTACGTCGACAGACCGTTCATCCGTCGAATCCACCAGAGTGTGACGCTGCCGTTCGTCGATACGATCTGTGTGCCCGACAGCTTCGAGTTGCCCATCGCCGACGAGAAGCGACGGCCGCTGGACTTTCAGGAACTGGCGTACCTGCACCCGGCGTATTTCGAGCCGGATCGGGACGTGCTCGCCGCGAACGATATCGATCCGGGCGATCCATACTTCGTCGTCCGGGTGTCCGGCTGGGACGCGTATCACGACGCGGGCCACGCTGGACTCGGCCCGGCGACCGTTCGACGACTGATCGAGCGGCTCAAAGAGCATGGGGCGGTGTATATCTCGGCCGAAGGCGACCTGCCATCGGACCTCGAACGGCACCGCCTCACGATTCCGCCGGCCGACATCCATCACGTCCTGTACTACGCCGACCTCTACGTCGGTGACTCAGGGACGATGTCGACGGAGGCAGCGGTACTCGGGACGCCCGCGATCAGAACGAACACGATGGTCGGCGAGGACGACGAGCACGTGTTTCGAGCGCTCGAGGATCGCTATGACCTCTTGCGGTCCTATGCAGACGCGGACCGTGCCCTCGAAGCCGTCGAGGAGATACTTTCGTTCGGCATCGACTGCATCGACTGGCAGCAGCGACGAGAGCGACTGCTCGCCGAACAGCCGGACGTGACCGACCGGATCGTCGAAACGATCCTCGAATCAGCATCCGATCCACGGGAGAGTCGACCATGAGCGACCGAACAACCGATCAACCGACCCGCACCATTGAGGTCCCGGAGGATACCGCCGAGGCCATTTCCCAGCGGCTCTCCCGGACGCAGTTCGATACCGTCGACGGGTACGCTGCATTCGCTCTCGAGCAATTGCTCAGGGAACTGGATCGGGAAGAAGAGGCGGAGCCGTCAAAATCGAAATCGAACGGCGACAGCCCGCCGAAGGAGACCATCGAGAACCGCCTCGAACCGCTTGGATATCTGTGAATCGGCCGACGCCGAGAACAACTAATAGTCGTCCAGCGGGCCAAAAGCCGAACCAGTAGTCGGCCAACGGGCCAACCACGATACCAGCAGTCGCCCAACGGAGCAATGACCATGTCAACAGTCTCCGAACGGAGCAGCCACCATAACATCATCACTTTATACAACACGTGAATAAGGGGATTCATGACGCGCAACCAGGCACCACACGACCCGCCGACCGTGCTGACGATCGCTGGAAGTGACTCCGGTGGCGGGGCGGGGATCCAGGCCGACCTCAAGACCATCGAGGCGACGGGTGGGTTCGGTACGAGCGCGATCACGAGCGTCACTGCTCAGAACACGACCGGCGTCCAGGGGAGTCACCTGCTCCCGATCGAACAGATCGAGTCCCAGATCGAGGCCGTTCTCGGGGATTTCGACGTCAGGGCGGTCAAGACTGGCATGCTTGCGACCGCCGACGTGATCGAGACAGTCGTTGGGTACGCCGGCGACCTGCCCGAACTGGTCGTCGACCCGGTCATGGTCGCCGCATCGGGTGATCGGTTGCTCGAACCCGCCGGCGAAGACGCCTACGAGCGCCTCGTTGCCGAGGCGAGGCTGGTGACGCCGAACGCCGACGAGGCGGCCGTCCTCACGGGGATCGAACCGACGGACGAGGCGACGGCGGTCGAGGCCGGTGAGGCGCTCGTCGAGATGGGTGCCGACGCCGCCCTGATCAAAGGGGGACACATCGCCGGGGAGGACGTCATCGACGTACTGGTCACCGGCGATCGCGTCAGGACATTCCGCCACGAACGGGTCGACACCGACGCGACCCATGGCTCGGGCTGTACGCTCTCGGCGGCGATCGCGACCCACCTCGCTCACGGGGAGGCGCTGGCCGACAGCGTGAGCGCCGGGATCGACCTGCTCGCCCGGGCCGTCCGGTACAATCTCGACGTGGGCGAGGGACCGGGCGCGGTCCATCATCTCGTCGAAGCGCGCGAGCGTGCTGAGAGAACAGAGACAGCCGAGACAGTC contains:
- a CDS encoding Gfo/Idh/MocA family protein — encoded protein: MTDDVLAAGVIGVGSMGQHHARVYSELPDTTLVGVTDADDDRASRIADEYGVEPMNRSALLNRADVVSVAVPTPYHAETTREAIEHGVDVLVEKPFVDDRELGHDLAEEAREAGVTLQVGHIERFNPAVAVLADIVPDLDIVSIDIDRLGPPLDRDNEDNVVMDLMIHDVDILLSLVDESIESLSAVARDDQHATSQFEFENGTVATVTASRLTQEKVRKLSITAESCRVNVDFISQTVEIHRRSLPEFVESDGDIRYRHESVVERPMVENGEPLKAQLSAFAGAVTNGTEPTVTAADALNVLEIIERIESLAFTPATEVTSA
- a CDS encoding nucleotide sugar dehydrogenase codes for the protein MTQHDSRVSRETRPRDGLYDASEDEATQRAAFTGGDVPVAVYGLGKMGVPLAAVYADVTGNTVGVDVDPSVVETINGGQSPIKREPGLPDLVAEVVESGALEATTDGEGAAERAAVHVLMVPTLLTDDDEPDLSIMDDVVETVGTGLSPGDLVIVESTVPPRTTVDRFLPKLLETSGLSDGEFGVAACPERTVSGQALADVRGTHPKVVGGIDDESTRAAALIYDEISSNDVVTTTDATTAEATKVFEGVYRDVNIAIANQLAVFAEEMDIDINEAIDVANTQPFCDIHDPGPGVGGHCIPVYPHFLSGQFDADASLLSTARERNDDMAAYTASLTDAILESEGVEPDEARVLLLGMTYKANIAELRNTPSIPLARHLAEMGPTVYAVDPLIEDWSALDTVEPLTLEEAHDRSVDAVVLATPHDEFTTLEWDTFDAPILDGRAAIDTEEVDAPVYTIGGPWP
- a CDS encoding DUF354 domain-containing protein — translated: MAVRTTRPATSPAPDTDSARSTRNTSLRVLFDVGHPAQVHLFRNAIRELGERGHETFVTSREKEVTNELLEAYGIDHVSLSRRGDSTLSLVWETLTREVRLLSFARRFGPDVLVSRLGPVPAHVSALLGCRHVVVSDTYVDRPFIRRIHQSVTLPFVDTICVPDSFELPIADEKRRPLDFQELAYLHPAYFEPDRDVLAANDIDPGDPYFVVRVSGWDAYHDAGHAGLGPATVRRLIERLKEHGAVYISAEGDLPSDLERHRLTIPPADIHHVLYYADLYVGDSGTMSTEAAVLGTPAIRTNTMVGEDDEHVFRALEDRYDLLRSYADADRALEAVEEILSFGIDCIDWQQRRERLLAEQPDVTDRIVETILESASDPRESRP
- the thiD gene encoding bifunctional hydroxymethylpyrimidine kinase/phosphomethylpyrimidine kinase — encoded protein: MTRNQAPHDPPTVLTIAGSDSGGGAGIQADLKTIEATGGFGTSAITSVTAQNTTGVQGSHLLPIEQIESQIEAVLGDFDVRAVKTGMLATADVIETVVGYAGDLPELVVDPVMVAASGDRLLEPAGEDAYERLVAEARLVTPNADEAAVLTGIEPTDEATAVEAGEALVEMGADAALIKGGHIAGEDVIDVLVTGDRVRTFRHERVDTDATHGSGCTLSAAIATHLAHGEALADSVSAGIDLLARAVRYNLDVGEGPGAVHHLVEARERAERTETAETVERLVSEFVGRGQAIEGDVSTLVPAVGTNVVGATKFGEHPGEVAAVEGRITRTMDGVRPNRGVRFGASSHVARYLLDVREVAPAARFAVNWRYDDAMAEALDGLDGDVVHLDRRPTLESGIEPGFAAGEDPAAVVDPGGDGRAPATVVVAASPAELRTRTERLLDAVG